The segment AGCCCATCCGGTAATTCGCCTGGTAGACGCCGAGGTCGGAGAAGCCGCGCAGCCGCTGCACGATGGGACGGTCGATCACCTGCACCATCATCGCCCCGAGGTACGCCGGCACGTTGGCGAGGCCGAAGGGGAGCATCTTCGCGAGCACCGAACGGTCGAAGCGGCCGGCGAGGCGCGAGGCCACGGCCGGGAGGACCGCGACGAACGTCGCCGCCGACGCGATCGCGTTCGCCCGGAAGATCCCCTCCACCCCCCAGCGCAGCTTCAGCAGGAATGCGAAGTTGAGCGCGAGCGTCAGGAGGATGTTCCCGATCTTGATCGCGGCGAAGGTCCTGGCCCGATGCTCCAGGCGGAGCGACGCGAACGGGAGCACGGCCAGGGCGTCGAAGAAAAGGATCACCGCACCGAGCCGCAGGATCGAGAGGAGCAGCGGGAACACCGCGCGGACGTCGTGCTGGGGATCGGCGAAGAGCGGAACGACGAGGGAGGGCGCGGCGAAAAACAGCGCGGCGCCGATCGCGGCGGCGAAACCGACGACCACCCAGAACGGTGTCGAGAAGAGCCGGCGCTCGCGATCCCGCTCCTCGGCCGCCCCCTCGGCCCGCGCCGCATACCGGAAGTACGCCCCTTCGAGACCCAGAGGAAACACGACGGAGAGGAACGCGAGATACGCGTAGAGCGAGCTCGTGAAGCCGTACTCGGCGCGCGACCGCAGGACGTTGACGTAGAACGGGACGAGCAGGAAGTTCAGGAATCGCCCGACGACGGTCGACAGGCCGTAGATCGCCGTCTCCTGCGACAGGGTCTTGAGCGGCGATTTCACTGGCCCGATTCTAGTCTCCGCCGAGTCGAGTCACGAGTCGCGCGTCCCGGGTCGGGAGTCCGAAGTCGGCGCGGGAATCCGTCGCCCGGAACTCCTGAGCCGGCCCCGGGCCCGCGACTCGCGACCGGGCGGACTCGCGACTCCCCGGCCGCGGGCGGGTGTAATATCCGCGAAACCGACATAGGAAAAGGAGGAAGACATGGCCAGCGTCAACAAAGTGATT is part of the Thermoanaerobaculia bacterium genome and harbors:
- a CDS encoding polysaccharide biosynthesis C-terminal domain-containing protein, giving the protein MKSPLKTLSQETAIYGLSTVVGRFLNFLLVPFYVNVLRSRAEYGFTSSLYAYLAFLSVVFPLGLEGAYFRYAARAEGAAEERDRERRLFSTPFWVVVGFAAAIGAALFFAAPSLVVPLFADPQHDVRAVFPLLLSILRLGAVILFFDALAVLPFASLRLEHRARTFAAIKIGNILLTLALNFAFLLKLRWGVEGIFRANAIASAATFVAVLPAVASRLAGRFDRSVLAKMLPFGLANVPAYLGAMMVQVIDRPIVQRLRGFSDLGVYQANYRMGFAMMVLVSVFDYAWRPFFLRQYATEGDRAKPLLSRVFTYTAALSLFAFLALAFFLPWFVGIRLPVVHRSLLRKDYLSGVGVIPVVLLAYVFQMFATNFIAGIYIREKTSRLPIVTGLGALVNVVTNLWWVPIFGILGAAYATLAAYVVMAAAMFLFSQRAFPIRYERGRLGRLALVSAGVYAAGKWSGSLAAQAALIVTAFVLLWLGGFFTTEEIAFFRRMFGRPAPVPAEGPVVAEEKDR